The following are encoded together in the Acetomicrobium sp. S15 = DSM 107314 genome:
- the metG gene encoding methionine--tRNA ligase, protein MEDKKRFFITTPIYYVNDVPHIGHAYTTIAADVMARYHRMKGEDVLFSTGTDEHGQKIQRAAANKGMTPEELADKTVDNFKALWQKLNISNDDFVRTTEERHHKTVQAIFNLLKGKGDIYKGTYEGWYCVPCETYVPESQMGEGRTCPSCGRQLEMMSEESYFFRMSAYQEPLLKYYEENPDAILPESRYNEIVSFIKGGLKDQSVSRTTISWGIPVPGDEKHVVYVWFDALINYLTVCGYPDDERWRLYWPEVRHLVGKDIARFHCVIWPAMLLAAGLTPPKQVFAHGWWTVEGEKMSKSLGNVVDPFEMVDLYGVDPFRYFLLREVPFGLDGDFSELAMVSRINSDLANDLGNLLSRTLQMVIQFKGGVVPHFGEAGELERDIASMAERSFGAVDVAMRRFAYDEALKNIWAFIGRANKYIDETEPWKLGREGKGGQLDTVLFTLCESLRLISLLIAPFMPDAAERLWNQLGLPSSPQSLGYADFRWGNFPPGTAVKRGSSLFPRIDLKRWEEKKRERDLKKGRPVDPGEHEEEISIDEFKKVELRVARILSVAPVPGTDKLYKIEVDLGYEKRTIVSGIREHYPPEELAGKVIIVVCNLKPAKLRGIESKGMLLAAEGHDGGLALLTVDKDIPLGSRIH, encoded by the coding sequence TTGGAAGATAAGAAGCGTTTTTTTATCACAACTCCAATATATTATGTTAACGATGTGCCGCATATAGGACACGCCTATACTACCATCGCCGCCGATGTGATGGCCAGATATCATCGCATGAAGGGAGAAGATGTGTTGTTCTCCACCGGCACCGATGAACATGGGCAAAAAATTCAGCGCGCTGCGGCCAATAAGGGGATGACGCCAGAGGAACTCGCCGATAAGACGGTGGATAACTTCAAGGCGCTGTGGCAGAAGCTCAACATCTCCAATGACGACTTCGTTCGAACTACCGAAGAGAGGCACCACAAAACGGTGCAGGCGATATTCAATCTCCTTAAGGGTAAGGGTGACATCTATAAGGGCACGTACGAAGGGTGGTATTGCGTCCCTTGCGAAACCTATGTGCCGGAGAGCCAGATGGGAGAAGGGCGTACCTGCCCGAGTTGCGGCAGACAGCTCGAGATGATGTCGGAGGAGAGCTACTTCTTCCGCATGTCCGCGTATCAGGAACCGCTTTTGAAGTATTACGAGGAAAACCCCGACGCCATACTGCCAGAATCGCGGTATAACGAGATCGTGAGTTTTATAAAGGGAGGCCTGAAGGATCAATCGGTATCTCGGACCACCATATCGTGGGGCATTCCCGTACCAGGCGACGAGAAACATGTGGTCTACGTTTGGTTCGATGCGCTCATAAACTACCTTACGGTCTGCGGCTATCCCGATGACGAGCGTTGGCGCCTATATTGGCCGGAGGTCCGCCATTTGGTCGGTAAAGATATCGCCAGGTTTCACTGCGTCATATGGCCGGCCATGCTCTTGGCCGCGGGGCTGACGCCGCCGAAACAGGTCTTTGCCCACGGCTGGTGGACCGTAGAGGGGGAGAAGATGTCGAAATCCCTCGGCAACGTGGTCGACCCATTCGAGATGGTCGATCTCTACGGCGTAGACCCCTTCCGCTACTTTCTCCTGAGGGAGGTTCCCTTCGGGCTGGACGGCGATTTCTCCGAGCTGGCCATGGTATCGCGCATTAATTCCGATCTCGCCAACGACCTCGGCAACCTCTTGAGCCGCACGTTGCAGATGGTGATCCAGTTTAAAGGAGGGGTAGTGCCGCACTTCGGCGAGGCAGGAGAGCTCGAGCGCGACATCGCCTCTATGGCCGAAAGGAGCTTCGGGGCCGTAGACGTAGCTATGCGCCGCTTCGCCTACGATGAGGCGCTAAAAAATATATGGGCCTTTATAGGGCGCGCCAATAAGTATATCGACGAGACCGAACCGTGGAAACTTGGCAGAGAAGGGAAAGGAGGGCAACTCGACACGGTCCTTTTCACGTTGTGCGAATCACTTCGCCTGATATCCCTTTTGATAGCCCCCTTCATGCCGGATGCTGCGGAGAGGCTTTGGAATCAGTTGGGCCTCCCGTCTTCTCCTCAATCGCTTGGATATGCCGATTTTCGCTGGGGAAACTTTCCGCCGGGGACGGCAGTCAAGAGGGGAAGCTCGCTATTTCCTCGCATAGACCTCAAGCGTTGGGAAGAGAAGAAACGTGAGCGCGACCTGAAGAAGGGGCGACCGGTCGATCCTGGCGAGCACGAAGAAGAGATCTCCATCGATGAATTCAAGAAGGTTGAACTGAGGGTCGCCCGTATTTTGTCTGTCGCTCCCGTGCCGGGCACGGATAAGTTGTATAAGATCGAGGTGGATTTGGGCTACGAGAAGCGCACGATCGTATCGGGGATCAGGGAGCATTATCCCCCTGAGGAGTTGGCCGGAAAGGTCATCATCGTCGTCTGCAACTTGAAGCCGGCGAAATTGCGCGGCATAGAGAGCAAGGGCATGCTTTTGGCTGCGGAAGGGCATGACGGTGGCCTTGCCCTGCTCACGGTCGATAAGGACATTCCGCTCGGCAGCCGCATCCATTGA
- a CDS encoding L-threonylcarbamoyladenylate synthase, whose protein sequence is MKPLILTVDRWNPDPSAIKRAASVLADGGLVAFPTETVYGLGADALLGEAVAKIFAAKGRPADNPLIVHVVSPEDVDRIAFVDERAARLMKLFWPGPLTLVLVAKEGVPSITRAGLSTVAVRMPSHPVALALIEEARCPVAAPSANRSGRPSPTNAQTVVDDLNGAVDVVIDAGPTDVGVESTVVDATGPTLVLLRPGGLPVEELIAVEDVVLPQGEEIKRRSPGTRHRHYAPSVPLVLWGEDDRAWREILSQNTAVGYVGIRKPPVAVAVEVRFGSIEGYARGLFSALRYLEKRHVDIIVADWPEEKGLGLALRDRLRRASAMEEDDLPLP, encoded by the coding sequence ATGAAGCCTCTTATTCTGACGGTGGACAGGTGGAACCCAGACCCTTCTGCTATAAAACGAGCCGCCTCCGTTTTGGCTGATGGCGGGCTTGTGGCTTTTCCTACCGAGACGGTCTACGGTCTCGGTGCTGATGCACTCTTGGGCGAGGCCGTGGCCAAAATATTCGCTGCCAAAGGGCGCCCTGCCGACAATCCGTTGATTGTCCACGTGGTCTCACCGGAAGATGTCGACAGAATAGCTTTCGTCGACGAGCGGGCCGCGCGGCTGATGAAGCTCTTCTGGCCTGGTCCGTTGACGCTCGTTTTGGTGGCCAAGGAGGGTGTGCCTTCGATAACGCGGGCTGGCCTTTCGACGGTGGCTGTGCGCATGCCGTCTCATCCCGTAGCACTCGCTCTGATAGAGGAAGCTCGTTGTCCGGTGGCTGCGCCGAGCGCCAATAGGAGCGGTCGCCCTAGCCCTACCAACGCTCAGACCGTCGTGGACGACCTCAACGGCGCGGTTGACGTGGTCATAGATGCCGGTCCTACCGACGTAGGTGTGGAATCGACGGTAGTGGATGCCACCGGACCCACCCTCGTCCTGCTTCGTCCAGGCGGCCTTCCGGTGGAGGAGTTAATCGCTGTTGAGGATGTCGTCCTGCCTCAGGGAGAAGAGATAAAGAGGCGCTCTCCCGGGACGCGCCACCGCCACTATGCTCCGAGCGTGCCTTTAGTCCTCTGGGGAGAAGACGACAGGGCGTGGAGGGAGATCTTGTCCCAAAACACGGCGGTAGGATATGTGGGGATCAGGAAACCCCCTGTAGCCGTCGCCGTAGAGGTGCGCTTTGGAAGCATCGAGGGTTATGCCAGGGGGCTTTTCAGCGCGCTGCGTTACCTGGAAAAGCGTCATGTAGATATAATTGTGGCCGATTGGCCGGAAGAAAAGGGCCTTGGACTCGCACTGAGAGACAGACTGCGCCGCGCCTCGGCTATGGAAGAGGACGATCTTCCCCTCCCATAG
- a CDS encoding tyrosine-type recombinase/integrase translates to MLTDIQVRRLAPKEKRYSVLDDRGLYLEIFPNGNKYWRLRKRIGKKDAKRSLGKYPDISLRDARRMRDRMIIELEAEADGVPLCETFDKVAEEWLEKRVVPIRTYGHIRTVRSRLDRLILPYIGDIPINDISAPDLLSIVRRIENRGQIETAHRVLQICGQIIRYAIATGRADHDPSGDLRGAVIPKKNVHYPTITDPQKIGALLRAMDAINGSPIIRAALRFQAYTFVRPGELRRAEWSEIDIKEALWKIPAEKMKMRRLHLVPLSRQVLEILDELRNLTGKSPFLFPSSRNLGRPMSDATVNAVIRRMGYSQQEFTGHGFRGMASTILHEHKWPSAVIERQLAHAEKNTVSAAYNHAEYIEERTKMMQWWADWLDEQK, encoded by the coding sequence GTGTTGACCGATATTCAAGTGCGAAGATTGGCACCTAAGGAAAAACGATATTCGGTCCTGGACGATCGCGGCCTTTACTTGGAAATCTTCCCTAACGGTAACAAATACTGGCGCCTCCGCAAGCGCATCGGTAAAAAGGACGCGAAACGTTCTCTGGGAAAATATCCGGATATTTCTCTTAGGGACGCCAGGCGCATGAGGGATCGGATGATTATAGAGCTTGAGGCTGAAGCTGACGGTGTGCCTTTGTGCGAAACCTTTGATAAAGTCGCCGAGGAATGGCTCGAAAAACGTGTTGTGCCCATACGCACCTATGGGCACATTAGGACAGTTAGGTCCCGATTGGATAGATTGATACTTCCCTATATTGGAGACATTCCCATCAACGACATTTCAGCGCCGGATCTTCTTTCCATCGTCCGCAGGATCGAGAACAGGGGGCAGATTGAAACGGCACACAGGGTCCTCCAGATCTGTGGTCAAATTATAAGGTATGCAATTGCAACCGGACGGGCCGACCATGACCCCTCCGGAGATCTCCGTGGCGCCGTTATACCAAAAAAGAACGTTCATTACCCCACTATAACGGATCCCCAAAAGATTGGAGCTCTTCTGAGGGCCATGGATGCCATCAACGGTTCTCCAATTATCAGAGCCGCCCTGAGATTCCAAGCCTATACTTTCGTTCGTCCTGGCGAGCTCAGGAGGGCAGAGTGGTCAGAAATCGACATTAAGGAAGCCCTCTGGAAAATCCCAGCGGAAAAAATGAAGATGCGGCGGCTTCATCTGGTTCCACTTTCACGACAAGTTCTCGAGATCCTCGATGAGCTCCGCAATCTTACGGGGAAATCTCCCTTTCTTTTCCCGTCTTCCCGAAACTTGGGACGCCCAATGTCTGATGCCACCGTCAACGCTGTGATCCGCCGCATGGGTTATTCTCAGCAGGAGTTTACCGGCCATGGCTTTAGGGGTATGGCTTCAACAATTCTGCACGAACATAAATGGCCTTCAGCCGTGATAGAGCGACAACTGGCCCACGCTGAGAAAAACACCGTCAGCGCAGCCTATAATCACGCGGAATACATAGAAGAACGGACAAAGATGATGCAGTGGTGGGCGGACTGGTTGGATGAGCAGAAATGA
- the rsmI gene encoding 16S rRNA (cytidine(1402)-2'-O)-methyltransferase gives MPLIVVPTPIGNLRDITLRSLDALKEADIIACEDTRRTAKLLNHYDIKAPLVSCHEYNERSRVEPLLERVEQGQKVVLVSDAGMPAISDPGYLIISSAIERNLEVDVLPGPSSILPALLLSGLSPDAFVFLGFLPEKKKKRRVLLGKVALLPWTLIFYVPPHDLQGTLEEMLEALGDRKAALVREMSKLYQETLRGNISYLLEVARLESKRGELVLVVEGAKMAETAETWKEEALRLTSEKRSAKDVVSLVAERYGITKSAVKRWLRECADEEG, from the coding sequence TTGCCGCTCATAGTAGTGCCCACTCCCATAGGGAACTTGAGGGACATCACGCTCCGCTCGTTAGACGCCTTAAAAGAAGCGGACATTATCGCCTGCGAAGATACGAGGCGCACCGCGAAGCTCTTGAACCATTACGACATCAAGGCGCCGCTCGTATCCTGCCACGAATATAACGAACGCTCTCGGGTCGAGCCGCTCCTTGAAAGGGTAGAGCAAGGACAAAAAGTAGTCCTGGTGTCAGATGCCGGCATGCCGGCCATATCCGATCCTGGCTATCTGATAATCTCGTCCGCTATAGAGAGGAATCTCGAAGTCGATGTATTGCCAGGCCCTTCTTCGATCCTGCCTGCGCTGCTTCTCTCGGGTTTGTCGCCCGACGCCTTCGTCTTCCTCGGTTTTTTGCCGGAGAAGAAAAAGAAGCGCCGTGTCCTCCTCGGGAAGGTGGCGCTTCTTCCGTGGACTCTGATATTTTATGTTCCCCCACACGACCTGCAGGGCACCTTAGAAGAGATGCTCGAAGCCTTAGGGGATAGAAAAGCTGCCCTCGTCAGGGAGATGAGCAAGCTCTATCAAGAGACGTTGCGAGGGAACATTTCCTATTTGCTTGAGGTTGCGCGGCTCGAGAGCAAAAGAGGCGAGCTCGTCTTGGTCGTAGAGGGGGCAAAGATGGCAGAGACCGCAGAAACGTGGAAAGAAGAGGCTCTGCGTTTAACGAGCGAAAAAAGGAGCGCCAAGGATGTTGTCTCTTTAGTGGCTGAGCGGTATGGTATTACAAAGAGCGCCGTAAAGCGATGGCTTCGAGAATGCGCCGATGAGGAGGGTTAA
- the smpB gene encoding SsrA-binding protein SmpB, with amino-acid sequence MPNKVVARNRKAIHDYFILETYEAGIVLTGTEIKSVREGRVNLRDGYAKIEGGELWLYNIHISPYERGSFYNHDPLRPRKLLLRKEEIRRLLGKTKEKGLTLVPLSVYIKDNRWAKVEIALAKGKKQYDKRAAIAERDAQRAMERARRVAVRNE; translated from the coding sequence GTGCCCAACAAGGTGGTAGCCAGAAACCGAAAGGCGATTCATGATTATTTTATCTTAGAGACGTACGAAGCTGGGATTGTGCTTACTGGCACGGAGATCAAGTCCGTGCGCGAGGGGCGCGTTAACTTGAGAGATGGTTACGCTAAAATCGAGGGCGGAGAGCTGTGGCTTTACAACATCCATATATCGCCCTATGAACGCGGGAGCTTTTACAATCACGATCCCTTGCGCCCGCGGAAGTTGCTCCTCCGGAAAGAGGAGATAAGGCGTTTGCTGGGCAAAACCAAGGAAAAAGGGCTCACGCTGGTGCCTCTTTCTGTGTACATCAAGGATAACCGTTGGGCTAAAGTGGAGATCGCCCTCGCTAAGGGGAAGAAGCAATACGATAAGCGTGCGGCCATAGCCGAGAGAGACGCCCAGAGGGCCATGGAGCGAGCGCGCCGCGTCGCCGTTAGAAATGAGTGA
- a CDS encoding cupin domain-containing protein: MSNGNEIYSGKLEDLKPIDISDMAEGASKRIVFGPKRFWEGYVMRFFTLPPKRQIAMHSHPWPHYILVIDGHGRAHIGESVYLFEKGCWAHVPGGMEHMFENAGGGELRFICIVPREGDPHAEVEM, from the coding sequence GTGTCTAACGGCAACGAGATATACAGCGGCAAATTAGAAGACCTCAAGCCCATCGATATATCCGACATGGCTGAGGGAGCGAGTAAGAGGATCGTCTTCGGGCCGAAGAGGTTTTGGGAAGGCTACGTGATGCGATTTTTCACGCTTCCCCCGAAGAGACAAATTGCAATGCATAGCCACCCGTGGCCTCACTACATACTCGTCATCGACGGACATGGGCGCGCTCACATAGGCGAGTCGGTATACCTATTCGAAAAAGGGTGCTGGGCCCACGTGCCTGGCGGGATGGAGCACATGTTCGAAAACGCCGGGGGAGGAGAGTTGCGCTTTATTTGCATAGTCCCGCGCGAGGGGGATCCGCACGCCGAAGTCGAGATGTAG
- a CDS encoding TatD family hydrolase gives MKLIDTHCHLNMPQFKGQIEAIIDEAKAVGVERFVSVAFDEASSDEIVSLSDRYKEREIYASVGVHPHDSKSVARGIPESLKRLAAKDRVVAIGETGLDYHYDHSPRGVQREVFALHINWAKESKKPLIVHVREAYRDALDLLKSEGADEVGGVVHCFSGEKNDAFAAIDMGFYVSFAGPLTYPNSLSLKEIAALLPVERLLCETDSPYLAPQAHRGKTNKPAYVRYVYEALSEAKGVGLDELAIRLWDNAKALFRWEG, from the coding sequence TTGAAGCTCATAGACACGCACTGCCATTTGAACATGCCTCAGTTTAAGGGGCAAATTGAGGCGATAATCGACGAGGCCAAGGCCGTTGGGGTTGAACGTTTTGTATCTGTAGCCTTCGATGAGGCTTCCAGCGATGAGATCGTATCGCTATCCGATCGCTACAAAGAGAGGGAAATTTACGCCTCTGTAGGTGTGCATCCGCACGACTCTAAAAGCGTGGCCAGGGGGATCCCTGAGAGCTTAAAAAGGCTTGCGGCGAAAGATCGCGTGGTAGCCATAGGCGAAACAGGGCTGGACTATCACTATGATCATTCTCCGAGGGGAGTTCAGAGGGAAGTCTTTGCACTCCACATAAACTGGGCTAAAGAGTCGAAAAAGCCATTGATCGTCCACGTAAGGGAAGCTTATCGCGACGCCTTGGATCTCCTGAAGAGCGAGGGAGCGGATGAAGTGGGGGGCGTAGTACACTGTTTTTCCGGCGAAAAGAACGACGCCTTTGCCGCGATCGATATGGGTTTTTATGTATCTTTTGCCGGTCCTCTGACATATCCAAATAGCTTGAGTCTCAAGGAAATAGCTGCCCTTTTGCCCGTAGAGCGCCTGTTGTGCGAGACGGATTCTCCCTATCTTGCTCCTCAAGCGCATAGAGGAAAGACAAACAAGCCGGCTTACGTCCGCTACGTTTACGAAGCTTTGTCCGAGGCAAAAGGCGTGGGGCTTGACGAGCTCGCCATAAGGCTCTGGGACAATGCCAAAGCCCTCTTTCGCTGGGAGGGTTAA
- the tgt gene encoding tRNA guanosine(34) transglycosylase Tgt — protein MSVFKVIARCEETGARAGELYTPHGVVETPAFMPVGTRAAVKTMSPHELEFLGVQMVLGNTYHLYLRPGVDVVERAGGLHRFMGWRGGVLTDSGGFQVFSLAPFRRVTDEGVEFQSHLDGSRHFLTPEAVVSIQERIGSDVAICLDECVPYPATYDVSRKAVDRTIDWAVRSKAAHVKRDQLLFAVVQGSLFEEQRRRCAEELLAMDFPGYAIGGLSVGEPHEDMYGVLDLLNGILPQDKPRYLMGVGLPENILAAISLGVDMFDCVLPTRNGRHGSVFTSKGRINANASYFACDFSPLDADCDCYVCRHFTRAYIRHLLKAGEVLGVRLCTWHNLHFFADLVRKARRAIIDGRFMEFKRRFEDELKEELSS, from the coding sequence TTGTCCGTTTTTAAGGTAATAGCGAGATGCGAAGAGACTGGCGCCAGGGCCGGTGAACTTTATACTCCCCATGGCGTCGTTGAAACGCCCGCCTTCATGCCCGTGGGCACTCGGGCTGCCGTCAAGACGATGTCGCCCCATGAGCTCGAATTCTTGGGCGTTCAGATGGTTTTGGGTAATACCTACCACCTCTACCTCCGTCCTGGCGTTGACGTGGTAGAGAGAGCCGGCGGCCTTCACCGCTTCATGGGTTGGAGAGGGGGCGTATTGACGGATAGCGGCGGATTTCAGGTTTTCTCCCTTGCTCCCTTTCGTCGCGTGACGGATGAGGGCGTGGAGTTTCAGTCGCACCTGGACGGCAGCCGCCATTTTCTCACCCCTGAAGCCGTAGTTTCCATTCAAGAGCGAATAGGGAGCGATGTAGCCATATGTTTGGACGAGTGCGTTCCCTATCCTGCTACCTATGACGTCTCTCGGAAGGCCGTAGATCGCACGATAGATTGGGCTGTAAGGAGCAAAGCCGCGCATGTCAAGCGTGATCAACTGCTCTTTGCCGTCGTTCAGGGGTCGCTCTTCGAGGAACAGAGGAGGCGTTGCGCTGAGGAGCTTTTGGCGATGGATTTTCCAGGCTATGCGATAGGCGGGCTATCCGTAGGGGAGCCCCATGAAGACATGTACGGCGTCTTGGACCTCTTAAACGGCATCCTGCCGCAGGATAAGCCGCGCTATCTCATGGGCGTCGGCCTTCCCGAAAACATTTTAGCAGCCATATCGCTGGGGGTGGACATGTTCGACTGCGTCCTTCCGACGAGAAATGGGCGCCATGGCTCTGTTTTTACCTCAAAAGGGCGGATTAACGCCAACGCGAGCTACTTCGCCTGCGATTTTTCCCCACTCGACGCAGATTGCGATTGCTATGTCTGCCGACACTTCACCCGCGCATACATCAGGCATCTCCTCAAGGCTGGGGAGGTCTTGGGGGTCAGACTTTGCACCTGGCACAACCTGCACTTTTTTGCCGATCTCGTGCGGAAGGCCAGGAGGGCGATAATAGATGGACGTTTTATGGAGTTCAAGAGGCGCTTCGAGGACGAGTTAAAAGAGGAGTTATCCTCATGA
- a CDS encoding tRNA1(Val) (adenine(37)-N6)-methyltransferase, with the protein MEATRDAILYGLLHIWQPLKGPRVSVDSVLLAWYARIKRGERAIELGSAHGAVSLILARRYPECSIEGIEIQEELVELARLNAAENGLTDRVSFYCRDLRQVQRFYRNQSFHVVVANPPYGEVLSSRASPVWSEAVARGGLLCSLDDVARSASYLLRHGGRLYMVYSARRLSSLMMALKGHGLEPKRLRAVHPKPEREASVVLLEARMKGGEGLTVEPPLYIYDECGKYTKALLSAYSLEGQASCRS; encoded by the coding sequence ATGGAAGCGACGAGAGATGCGATCCTTTACGGCTTGCTTCATATCTGGCAGCCGCTCAAAGGCCCTCGCGTTTCGGTGGATAGCGTGCTGTTGGCTTGGTATGCGCGCATTAAGCGTGGCGAGCGCGCCATCGAACTCGGAAGTGCCCACGGCGCCGTTTCACTCATATTGGCTAGGCGCTATCCGGAGTGCAGCATAGAGGGGATCGAAATTCAAGAGGAATTGGTGGAACTGGCTCGTCTGAACGCTGCAGAGAACGGTCTGACGGACAGGGTTTCTTTTTACTGCCGCGACCTGCGCCAGGTGCAGCGGTTTTATCGAAATCAGTCTTTTCACGTAGTGGTGGCAAATCCTCCGTATGGCGAGGTTTTATCGAGTCGCGCGAGCCCAGTTTGGTCGGAGGCTGTAGCCAGAGGCGGTCTTCTCTGTTCGTTGGACGATGTTGCGAGGAGCGCAAGCTATCTCTTGCGCCACGGGGGGCGCCTTTACATGGTTTATTCGGCGAGGCGGCTTTCAAGCCTGATGATGGCCCTGAAGGGCCACGGTCTGGAGCCAAAACGGTTGAGGGCCGTGCACCCTAAACCCGAGAGGGAGGCCTCTGTCGTACTCTTGGAGGCGAGAATGAAGGGGGGAGAGGGGTTGACCGTGGAGCCGCCCTTGTACATCTATGATGAATGTGGTAAATATACAAAAGCGCTGCTCTCGGCCTACTCCCTGGAGGGTCAGGCATCTTGCCGCTCATAG